In Cupriavidus taiwanensis, the following are encoded in one genomic region:
- a CDS encoding DUF2160 domain-containing protein, with amino-acid sequence MLSWMVWTTPVAVFFGCIVVMLIGMTILEIRSPSVLRKGFLPIATTRGDRLFIGLMCAAWINLAWVGLGGKISTWLALPEEPSVWISFVASMLVLALILRKG; translated from the coding sequence ATGCTCAGTTGGATGGTATGGACCACGCCGGTGGCGGTGTTCTTTGGCTGCATCGTGGTGATGCTGATCGGCATGACGATCCTGGAAATCCGCTCGCCGTCGGTGCTGCGCAAGGGCTTCCTGCCGATCGCCACCACCCGCGGCGACCGGCTCTTCATCGGGCTGATGTGCGCGGCGTGGATCAACCTGGCATGGGTCGGGCTGGGCGGGAAGATTTCCACCTGGCTGGCGCTGCCGGAAGAGCCGTCGGTGTGGATCAGCTTCGTCGCATCGATGCTGGTGCTGGCGCTGATCCTGCGCAAGGGCTAG
- a CDS encoding carbohydrate ABC transporter permease, whose amino-acid sequence MAEISSAVPAVIPTAIPAKANRAAWWRAGFLLAYLVFAIVPIYWMVNMSFKTNEEIVSTLSLWPGQFTLEHYKTIFTDPSWYSGYVNSMIYVAMNTVISIGVALPAAYAFSRYQFIGDKHVFFWLLTNRMTPPAVFLLPFFQLYSTIGLMDTHLGVALAHLVFNVPLAVWILEGFMSGVPREIDETAYVDGYSFPRFFLTIFLPLIKAGVGVAAFFCFMFSWVELLLARTLTSVNAKPIVATMTRTVSASGMDWGVLAAAGVLTIVPGGIVIWFVRHYIAKGFAMGRV is encoded by the coding sequence ATGGCTGAGATCTCTTCGGCAGTTCCTGCCGTGATCCCCACCGCAATCCCGGCAAAGGCCAACCGCGCCGCCTGGTGGCGCGCCGGCTTCCTGCTGGCCTACCTGGTGTTCGCCATCGTGCCGATCTACTGGATGGTCAACATGTCGTTCAAGACCAACGAGGAGATCGTCTCGACGCTGTCGCTGTGGCCGGGGCAGTTTACGCTGGAGCACTACAAGACCATCTTCACCGATCCGTCCTGGTATTCGGGCTACGTCAACTCGATGATCTACGTGGCGATGAACACCGTGATCTCGATCGGCGTCGCGCTGCCGGCCGCCTATGCCTTTTCGCGCTACCAGTTCATCGGCGACAAGCATGTGTTCTTCTGGCTGCTGACCAACCGCATGACGCCGCCGGCGGTGTTCCTGCTGCCGTTCTTCCAGCTCTACAGCACCATCGGCCTGATGGATACGCACCTGGGCGTGGCGCTGGCGCACCTGGTCTTCAACGTGCCGCTGGCGGTGTGGATCCTGGAGGGTTTCATGTCCGGCGTGCCGCGCGAGATCGATGAAACCGCCTATGTCGACGGCTACTCGTTCCCACGCTTCTTCCTGACCATCTTCCTGCCGCTGATCAAGGCCGGCGTGGGCGTGGCCGCGTTCTTCTGCTTCATGTTCAGCTGGGTGGAACTGCTGCTGGCGCGCACGCTGACCTCGGTCAACGCCAAGCCCATCGTCGCCACCATGACGCGCACGGTATCGGCATCGGGCATGGACTGGGGCGTGCTGGCCGCGGCCGGCGTGCTGACCATCGTTCCCGGCGGCATCGTGATCTGGTTCGTGCGGCACTACATCGCGAAGGGCTTCGCGATGGGCCGCGTGTAG